Proteins encoded in a region of the Haloglomus salinum genome:
- a CDS encoding cupin domain-containing protein has product MADETHPDPDPLDGEYDYRQVAVDDLPDAPNPTRAKREVDEAVGATGFGYNVFVADPGEKLPWGYHYHPDHEEVLHVLEGELRVETPSGERHVTAGEVLFVPPNHPQKAVAVGDEPARVIAVGAPKASDGATIVEACEACGERTSRDFVADEEDGVPVYVLSCAGCGAETDRLRPGPAE; this is encoded by the coding sequence ATGGCCGACGAGACCCATCCCGACCCGGACCCGCTGGACGGCGAATACGACTACCGGCAGGTCGCGGTCGACGACCTGCCCGACGCCCCGAATCCCACTCGCGCGAAGCGCGAGGTCGACGAGGCCGTCGGCGCCACGGGGTTCGGCTACAACGTCTTCGTCGCCGACCCCGGCGAGAAACTGCCATGGGGGTACCACTACCACCCGGACCACGAGGAGGTACTCCACGTCCTCGAGGGCGAGTTACGGGTCGAAACGCCGAGCGGCGAGCGCCACGTGACGGCCGGCGAGGTGCTGTTCGTCCCGCCGAACCACCCACAGAAGGCCGTCGCCGTCGGGGACGAACCCGCCCGGGTCATCGCCGTCGGCGCGCCGAAGGCGTCTGACGGGGCCACCATCGTCGAGGCGTGCGAGGCGTGCGGCGAGCGGACGAGTCGGGACTTCGTGGCCGACGAGGAGGACGGGGTGCCGGTGTACGTCCTGTCCTGCGCGGGGTGTGGGGCCGAAACCGACCGACTCCGACCGGGTCCGGCGGAGTGA
- a CDS encoding VOC family protein, which translates to MLSGLAWLALEVKSLDRAVEFYQEHLDLPLRRKDGREAALGAGETDLLLRRPAGVPRGGLHTHYAFSCPADAYDDWWDRLSEDFDLHEETFGDVRSLYFYDTEGNCVEVMGRDQGSQTAITGLMEVVLEVEDLPRAEEFYTALGMEVVDQGDRRKRTRLTAGPFDLELWEPHLGLADARGGVHVDLGVYVDDPETATDAVWGRADRIEDLDSGAVRVRDPDGHYLTFVGE; encoded by the coding sequence ATGCTCTCGGGACTCGCGTGGCTGGCGCTGGAGGTCAAGTCTCTCGACCGGGCGGTCGAGTTCTATCAGGAGCACCTCGACCTCCCGCTCCGGCGCAAGGACGGGCGCGAGGCCGCGCTCGGAGCCGGGGAGACCGACCTCCTGCTCCGCCGACCTGCGGGGGTCCCCCGCGGCGGCCTCCACACCCACTACGCCTTCTCCTGCCCCGCCGACGCGTACGACGACTGGTGGGACCGCCTCTCCGAGGATTTCGACCTCCACGAGGAGACCTTCGGCGACGTGCGGTCGCTGTACTTCTACGACACGGAGGGGAACTGCGTCGAAGTCATGGGGCGGGACCAGGGGAGCCAGACCGCCATCACGGGCCTGATGGAGGTGGTCCTCGAGGTCGAGGACCTGCCACGCGCGGAGGAGTTCTACACCGCACTCGGGATGGAAGTCGTCGACCAGGGCGACCGGCGCAAGCGGACCCGTCTCACTGCGGGCCCGTTCGACCTGGAGCTGTGGGAACCCCATCTCGGGCTGGCGGACGCGCGCGGCGGCGTCCACGTCGACCTCGGCGTGTACGTCGACGACCCCGAGACCGCGACCGACGCCGTCTGGGGCCGGGCCGACCGCATCGAGGACCTCGACTCGGGTGCGGTCCGGGTGCGGGACCCCGACGGCCACTACCTCACGTTCGTGGGGGAGTGA
- a CDS encoding ribbon-helix-helix domain-containing protein: MTEYTTVSIPKDLAERVEGTIEGTSFSSTSDLVRFLLRSIVIQHQQQGELTEAEFEEITAQLQDLGYLE; encoded by the coding sequence ATGACCGAGTACACCACCGTCTCCATCCCGAAGGACCTGGCCGAGCGCGTCGAGGGGACCATCGAGGGGACCTCGTTCTCCTCGACCAGCGACCTGGTGCGGTTCCTGCTGCGGAGCATCGTCATCCAGCACCAGCAGCAGGGCGAGCTGACCGAGGCGGAGTTCGAGGAGATAACCGCACAGCTGCAGGACCTGGGCTATCTGGAGTAA
- a CDS encoding phosphomannomutase: MDLFGTAGIRGPVRDRVTPALALRVGRAAAREARADDTSDGNEGGGSGTPVEFVVGRDGRETGDAIASAVTSGLQSGGARVVRVGRVPTPALAAASRGRYGVMVTASHNPPADNGLKLFRDGREYDREAERRVEEAVAAEAPPVEWDDWGGVERADRLTEYRHAVVAYARGHGAPLDGLRVAVDTGNGMAARAAPWVLRELGAHVVTLNGNVDGHFPGRESKPTPESLADLRAFVADGEFALGLGFDGDGDRIVVVDGDGDVVHEDTVLAVLAEHYTRAATPGDPVVVTTPNASARIDERVAEAGGRVERVRLGALHEGIVAARAAGGPDTEVVFAAEPWKHTHTRFGPWMDAVASAAILTRLVAESGLDALRGPITERPYRKVSVDCPDGRKTAVMAALERTLPEAFPDADVDTEHGVRLELDGGWTLVRPSGTEPYVRVYAEHDDVDALVDRTVEVIEAAVADAG; this comes from the coding sequence ATGGACCTCTTCGGCACGGCGGGTATCCGCGGGCCGGTTCGCGACCGCGTGACGCCGGCACTCGCCCTGCGCGTCGGTCGCGCGGCGGCGCGCGAAGCACGCGCGGACGACACGAGCGACGGGAACGAGGGGGGTGGCAGCGGCACGCCGGTCGAGTTCGTGGTCGGGCGCGACGGTCGGGAGACGGGCGACGCCATCGCGTCGGCGGTCACCTCGGGCCTCCAGTCCGGCGGCGCACGCGTCGTCCGAGTCGGGCGCGTCCCCACGCCGGCGCTCGCGGCCGCCTCGCGCGGCCGCTACGGCGTGATGGTCACGGCCAGCCACAACCCGCCGGCCGACAACGGCCTCAAACTGTTCCGCGACGGCCGGGAGTACGACCGCGAGGCCGAGCGGCGCGTCGAGGAGGCCGTCGCGGCCGAGGCCCCGCCCGTCGAGTGGGACGACTGGGGTGGCGTCGAGCGTGCCGACCGCCTCACCGAGTACCGCCACGCCGTCGTCGCGTACGCCCGGGGCCACGGCGCCCCGCTCGACGGCCTCCGGGTCGCCGTCGACACGGGCAACGGGATGGCCGCGCGGGCGGCGCCCTGGGTGCTCCGGGAACTCGGCGCGCACGTCGTCACGCTCAACGGTAACGTGGACGGCCACTTCCCCGGCCGCGAGTCCAAACCCACGCCCGAGAGCCTCGCGGACCTCCGCGCGTTCGTCGCGGACGGCGAGTTCGCGCTCGGGCTAGGGTTCGACGGCGACGGCGACCGCATCGTCGTCGTCGACGGCGACGGCGACGTGGTCCACGAGGACACCGTTCTCGCCGTGCTCGCCGAGCACTACACCCGCGCCGCCACGCCGGGCGACCCGGTGGTCGTGACGACGCCGAACGCCTCCGCGCGCATCGACGAGCGCGTCGCCGAGGCGGGTGGCCGCGTCGAGCGCGTCCGCCTGGGGGCGCTCCACGAGGGCATCGTCGCCGCCCGGGCCGCGGGTGGCCCCGACACGGAGGTCGTCTTCGCCGCCGAGCCCTGGAAGCACACGCACACCCGGTTCGGCCCGTGGATGGACGCAGTCGCCAGCGCGGCCATCCTCACACGGCTGGTGGCCGAGTCGGGGCTCGACGCGCTCCGCGGCCCCATCACCGAGCGCCCCTACCGGAAGGTGAGCGTCGACTGCCCGGACGGCCGCAAGACGGCGGTGATGGCGGCGCTGGAACGCACACTCCCCGAGGCGTTCCCCGACGCCGATGTGGACACCGAACACGGCGTCCGCCTCGAACTCGACGGGGGCTGGACCCTCGTCCGTCCCTCCGGAACCGAGCCGTACGTCCGGGTCTACGCGGAACACGACGACGTGGACGCGCTCGTCGACCGGACCGTCGAGGTCATCGAGGCCGCCGTCGCGGACGCTGGGTAA
- a CDS encoding nucleoside phosphorylase, which translates to MDSEDPNDEVQYHLELEPGDIDGPVLLPGDPERVPVVAEQWDRAEEVAHHREYRTMRGHRAGAPVACTSTGIGSPSAAIAAEELANVGAETLIRVGSCGAIQAEAEVGDLVITTGAVRQEGTSAEYVREDYPASAHGEVVTALVTAAERLGYDYHLGVTCSTDSFYAGQGRPGHDGFEAAGTDERTAELQEAGVLNYEMEAAALLTLASIYGLRAGAVCTVFANRVTGEFRTEGESRAAEVASEAAVVLDHMDHVKQEAGADHWHAGLSLEG; encoded by the coding sequence ATGGACAGTGAGGACCCGAACGACGAGGTCCAGTACCACCTCGAACTGGAACCCGGCGATATCGACGGGCCGGTCCTGCTCCCGGGAGACCCCGAGCGGGTCCCCGTGGTCGCCGAGCAGTGGGACCGGGCCGAGGAGGTCGCACACCACCGCGAGTACCGGACGATGCGGGGCCACCGCGCGGGGGCGCCGGTCGCCTGCACCTCGACGGGTATCGGCTCACCCTCCGCGGCCATCGCGGCCGAGGAACTCGCCAACGTCGGCGCCGAGACGCTCATCCGCGTCGGCTCCTGCGGGGCCATCCAGGCCGAGGCCGAGGTCGGCGACCTCGTCATCACCACGGGGGCGGTTCGGCAGGAGGGGACCAGCGCCGAGTACGTCCGCGAGGACTACCCGGCGAGCGCGCACGGCGAGGTCGTCACCGCCCTCGTGACGGCGGCCGAGCGTCTCGGCTACGACTACCACCTCGGCGTCACCTGCTCGACGGACTCGTTCTACGCCGGCCAGGGGCGCCCCGGGCACGACGGCTTCGAGGCCGCAGGGACCGACGAGCGAACCGCCGAACTGCAGGAAGCGGGCGTCCTCAACTACGAGATGGAGGCCGCCGCGCTCCTGACGCTGGCCTCCATCTACGGCCTGCGGGCGGGCGCGGTCTGTACCGTCTTCGCCAACCGCGTCACCGGCGAGTTCCGGACCGAGGGCGAATCACGTGCCGCCGAGGTGGCCAGCGAGGCCGCCGTCGTCCTCGACCACATGGACCACGTCAAGCAGGAGGCGGGCGCCGACCACTGGCACGCGGGGCTGTCGCTCGAGGGGTGA
- a CDS encoding PAS domain-containing sensor histidine kinase, producing MVGNRSEPYRVAGADGSRYGHLIEHVQDAIVEFELVDGEPIVRGVNHAFVETFGYDAETVRDEPLNDYIVPGWLAEEARALDERTAAGEINYRRVERETATGLREFLYRSIPYDDRSGQTGGFAVYTDLTDIKRQEHRLQVLNRVLRHNLRNNANIILAHTTRLLEQLEEQTEETTAVAATLEKAASDLETLTREAGEIDTILSQSDTTTGAIDCAPLLRAIAEDRRQRAPGATVETALPDSLEVNADANLRAAVDSLLENAIEHHPTGSAHVRIRVSDGGESRWVTIHVEDDCPKIPANELDVVTGREEISPTYHGTGLGLWLVRWTVDAFGGDLSFGTSEFGGNDVRIRLQRA from the coding sequence ATGGTAGGTAACCGTTCCGAGCCGTATCGTGTCGCGGGCGCGGACGGGAGTCGCTACGGACATCTCATCGAACACGTCCAGGACGCCATCGTGGAGTTCGAGCTGGTCGACGGGGAGCCCATCGTCAGGGGCGTGAACCACGCGTTCGTCGAGACGTTCGGCTACGACGCCGAGACGGTTCGGGACGAGCCGCTCAACGACTACATCGTCCCCGGGTGGCTCGCCGAGGAGGCTCGCGCCCTCGACGAACGGACGGCAGCGGGAGAAATCAACTACCGGCGTGTCGAGCGCGAGACGGCGACCGGGCTCCGGGAGTTCCTGTACCGGAGCATCCCCTACGACGACCGGAGCGGTCAGACCGGCGGCTTCGCCGTCTACACCGACCTGACCGACATCAAACGGCAGGAGCACCGATTACAGGTCCTGAACCGGGTCCTTCGACACAACCTGCGGAACAACGCGAACATCATCCTCGCCCACACCACGCGACTGCTCGAACAGCTCGAGGAGCAGACCGAGGAGACGACGGCGGTCGCCGCCACCCTCGAGAAGGCGGCCAGCGATCTGGAGACCCTGACGCGCGAGGCGGGCGAGATCGACACCATCCTCTCCCAATCCGACACCACCACGGGCGCCATCGACTGCGCGCCCCTCCTCCGGGCGATCGCCGAGGATCGACGCCAGCGGGCACCGGGGGCGACGGTCGAGACGGCACTCCCCGACTCGCTGGAGGTGAACGCGGACGCGAATCTCCGGGCGGCCGTCGATAGCCTCCTCGAGAACGCCATCGAGCACCACCCCACGGGCTCGGCACACGTCCGCATCCGGGTCTCCGATGGCGGGGAGAGCCGCTGGGTGACCATCCACGTCGAGGACGACTGCCCGAAGATCCCGGCCAACGAGCTGGACGTGGTGACCGGGCGCGAAGAGATCTCGCCGACCTACCACGGAACCGGGCTCGGGCTCTGGCTGGTCCGGTGGACCGTCGACGCCTTCGGCGGCGACCTCTCCTTCGGCACGAGCGAGTTCGGCGGGAACGACGTCCGTATCCGTCTACAACGAGCCTGA
- a CDS encoding Hsp20/alpha crystallin family protein, with the protein MTDPRHELELYREDDHYLVLAHIDAAPEDIDVKWVDGHLHVAAEHHHEGRTRVTHRDMTFPRAVDDGAITADYNESDDVLEIRLPIVGDRPQSRTVEVGRSE; encoded by the coding sequence ATGACGGACCCGCGGCACGAACTGGAGCTGTACCGGGAGGACGACCACTACCTCGTGCTGGCCCACATCGACGCCGCCCCCGAGGACATCGACGTGAAGTGGGTCGACGGTCACCTCCACGTCGCCGCCGAGCACCATCACGAGGGTCGCACCCGCGTCACCCATCGGGACATGACGTTCCCGCGGGCGGTCGATGATGGCGCGATCACCGCCGACTACAACGAATCCGACGACGTACTGGAGATCCGCCTTCCCATCGTCGGCGACCGGCCACAGAGCCGGACCGTCGAGGTCGGACGGTCCGAGTAG
- a CDS encoding coiled-coil protein, with amino-acid sequence MAESIDESKNVELTDDDLESNSKGQLIKKAGQLRDRRNELNQMASERASKRDELNAKTREKVDEAQEHREKRDELNEQVQEHKEQRNELNAKANELFDKVDDMKDDLELNEGKSADELKEEIEDLEFKQQTEVLSTDEERELIEKIENKREKLQNRKEKLDQTGDLEGVKEEAQEVRAEASEHHQKVTELADKAQEHHNEMIEAYREADDIRDEADEWHEKFVEAQEAADRHHEDFVRVQKRLREMDKEEEEERKDERQAKKEQAQEEAEEIYQRFKEGETLDTEDLMKLQRAGKL; translated from the coding sequence ATGGCAGAGAGCATTGACGAAAGCAAGAACGTAGAACTGACAGACGACGACCTCGAGAGCAACTCCAAGGGCCAGCTCATCAAGAAGGCCGGGCAGCTCCGTGACCGACGGAACGAGCTGAACCAGATGGCCTCCGAGCGCGCCTCCAAGCGCGACGAGCTGAACGCGAAGACCCGCGAGAAGGTCGACGAGGCCCAGGAGCACCGCGAGAAGCGCGACGAGCTCAACGAGCAGGTCCAGGAGCACAAGGAGCAGCGCAACGAGCTCAACGCGAAGGCCAACGAGCTCTTCGACAAGGTCGACGACATGAAGGACGACCTCGAGCTGAACGAGGGCAAGTCGGCCGACGAGCTCAAGGAGGAGATCGAGGATCTGGAGTTCAAGCAGCAGACGGAGGTTCTCTCGACCGACGAGGAGCGCGAGCTCATCGAGAAGATCGAGAACAAGCGCGAGAAGCTCCAGAACCGCAAGGAGAAGCTCGACCAGACCGGTGACCTCGAGGGCGTCAAGGAGGAGGCCCAGGAGGTCCGCGCCGAGGCCAGCGAGCACCACCAGAAGGTGACCGAGCTCGCGGACAAGGCCCAGGAGCACCACAACGAGATGATCGAGGCCTACCGCGAGGCCGACGACATCCGCGACGAGGCCGACGAGTGGCACGAGAAGTTCGTCGAGGCCCAGGAAGCGGCCGACCGCCACCACGAGGACTTCGTCCGCGTCCAGAAGCGCCTCCGCGAGATGGACAAGGAAGAGGAGGAGGAGCGCAAGGACGAGCGCCAGGCCAAGAAGGAGCAGGCCCAGGAGGAGGCCGAGGAGATCTACCAGCGCTTCAAGGAGGGCGAGACCCTCGACACCGAGGACCTCATGAAGCTGCAGCGCGCCGGCAAGCTCTGA
- a CDS encoding DUF371 domain-containing protein: MSDHAPVDTPHEEVVHAHGHEHVRAEHASTFEVTTDDWLTPAGDCILAIEADRTPADFDDAFVAACRDADAHIEATIAVDPAGDWDAPAHETTITGRGHPDLTFADDRGAVGRTSDHVDDRTIMLDADAAAADLDRDLVAALADGADLRLVLRVSEN; this comes from the coding sequence ATGAGCGACCACGCCCCCGTCGACACCCCCCACGAGGAGGTCGTCCACGCACACGGACACGAGCACGTCCGCGCCGAACACGCCAGCACGTTCGAGGTGACGACCGACGACTGGCTCACGCCCGCCGGCGACTGCATCCTCGCCATCGAGGCCGACCGCACGCCCGCGGACTTCGACGACGCCTTCGTCGCCGCGTGCCGGGATGCCGACGCGCATATCGAGGCCACCATCGCCGTCGACCCGGCCGGCGACTGGGACGCACCGGCCCACGAGACGACCATCACGGGGCGGGGCCATCCGGACCTGACCTTCGCGGACGACCGTGGTGCGGTGGGCCGGACCAGCGACCACGTCGACGACCGGACCATCATGCTGGACGCCGACGCGGCGGCCGCCGACCTCGACCGCGACCTCGTCGCAGCACTCGCGGACGGCGCGGACCTGCGGCTCGTACTCCGAGTCTCCGAGAACTGA
- a CDS encoding endonuclease III domain-containing protein translates to MSEQPGDGSSDPAADPEPAENISGGDAGGGRAHRFESTEEPATRAEAVVDRLGERYWRKAYGGQAAFECLVRTVLSQNTSDKASQPAHDALMERYGRGGGDGEGDLAAALAAAAQDELAETISSAGLYNQKSETLIRLAGRVRDEYGGADAFDAFVTGEDPTTVRDALLEMKGVGPKTADCVLLFSGGRGGVFPVDTHVHRIARRVGLAPADADHEGVRAALERDVPAGRCGFGHTAMIQFGREFCTARNPACLDDPDACPMADVCDQVGVYPATGEVVDPAEAPEAGVD, encoded by the coding sequence ATGAGCGAGCAGCCCGGAGACGGTTCCAGCGATCCCGCGGCGGACCCGGAGCCGGCAGAGAACATCTCCGGTGGCGACGCAGGTGGTGGCCGTGCACACCGATTCGAGTCGACCGAGGAGCCCGCAACCCGCGCCGAAGCTGTCGTCGACCGCCTCGGCGAACGCTACTGGCGGAAGGCGTACGGCGGGCAGGCCGCCTTCGAGTGTCTCGTCCGGACGGTCCTCTCGCAGAACACCTCGGACAAGGCCTCGCAACCGGCCCACGACGCGCTGATGGAGCGGTACGGTCGTGGCGGGGGCGACGGGGAGGGTGACCTCGCGGCCGCGCTCGCCGCGGCCGCGCAGGACGAACTGGCCGAGACCATCTCGTCGGCTGGCCTCTACAACCAGAAGTCCGAGACGCTCATCAGACTCGCCGGACGCGTCCGCGACGAGTACGGGGGGGCCGACGCCTTCGACGCGTTCGTCACCGGGGAGGACCCGACGACCGTGCGCGACGCGCTCCTCGAGATGAAAGGTGTCGGGCCGAAGACGGCCGACTGCGTGCTGCTGTTCTCGGGCGGCCGTGGCGGCGTCTTCCCCGTCGACACCCACGTCCACCGTATCGCCCGGCGGGTGGGGCTCGCGCCGGCCGACGCCGACCACGAGGGCGTCCGCGCGGCGCTCGAACGCGACGTTCCAGCCGGGAGATGTGGCTTCGGCCACACCGCGATGATACAGTTCGGCCGCGAGTTCTGCACGGCCCGCAACCCCGCCTGCCTCGACGACCCGGACGCGTGTCCGATGGCCGACGTCTGCGACCAGGTCGGCGTCTACCCGGCCACGGGCGAGGTGGTCGACCCGGCCGAGGCTCCCGAGGCCGGCGTGGACTGA
- a CDS encoding disulfide bond formation protein B translates to MASERNRNPAAHRPATRSLLVLAALVATVATAGSLWFSLGLGLVPCELCWYQRVLMYPLVVVLGVGVAEARPAVWRTVLPLAIPGFVVAAYHSYLQATTVACGFEGDCAAVLWRAPVVGLTIPNLSLVAFGLVAGLGGVVAARERGLLG, encoded by the coding sequence ATGGCGAGCGAGCGCAACCGGAATCCGGCCGCCCACCGACCCGCCACGCGGTCCCTGCTCGTGCTGGCGGCGCTCGTCGCGACCGTCGCGACGGCTGGGAGCCTCTGGTTCTCGCTCGGCCTCGGACTGGTGCCGTGTGAACTCTGCTGGTACCAGCGTGTCCTGATGTACCCGCTCGTGGTCGTGCTGGGTGTGGGTGTCGCGGAGGCGCGACCGGCGGTCTGGCGGACGGTCCTCCCGCTGGCCATCCCTGGCTTCGTCGTCGCGGCGTATCACAGTTACCTGCAGGCGACCACCGTGGCCTGCGGTTTCGAGGGTGACTGCGCGGCGGTCCTGTGGCGCGCGCCCGTCGTCGGCCTCACCATCCCGAACCTGTCGCTGGTGGCGTTCGGACTCGTGGCTGGGCTGGGCGGCGTCGTGGCGGCCCGGGAGCGCGGACTGCTCGGCTGA
- a CDS encoding DsbA family protein: MTTRRTFLAAVGTTAAAGLSGCAELDGSDGGDGGAGGDGGGGNQSTPNGPVATAPVPDDPGASTYARIDAGASTTVTYLGNWKCPFCAEFSTGSDRVLSLGTIVSDYVAPGDLALEYRALSYTGDGEPFLGPDAPRAARAGLAVWNVDPENYWRYHEHVMANQPAESKRWATKSKLVEFAREAGVSDPDAVGQAIDGGEYESEVRANTEFAANSGVGGTPAIVVGDASYSPFNEQDALRNALQNAGE; the protein is encoded by the coding sequence ATGACGACTCGACGTACCTTCCTCGCGGCCGTCGGGACGACCGCTGCCGCAGGGCTGTCCGGTTGTGCCGAACTGGACGGTAGCGACGGCGGCGACGGTGGAGCTGGTGGCGACGGCGGAGGCGGGAACCAGAGTACGCCGAACGGTCCCGTGGCGACCGCGCCCGTCCCGGACGACCCGGGCGCGAGCACCTACGCCCGGATTGATGCCGGGGCATCGACCACCGTCACGTATCTCGGCAACTGGAAGTGCCCGTTCTGCGCGGAGTTCTCGACGGGCTCGGACCGGGTGCTGTCGCTGGGCACCATCGTCTCCGACTACGTCGCTCCCGGCGACCTCGCGCTGGAGTACCGGGCGCTCTCCTACACCGGCGACGGCGAGCCGTTCCTCGGTCCCGACGCCCCCCGCGCCGCGCGGGCCGGCCTCGCCGTCTGGAACGTCGACCCGGAGAACTACTGGCGGTACCACGAGCACGTGATGGCGAACCAGCCGGCCGAGAGCAAGCGCTGGGCGACGAAGTCGAAGCTCGTCGAGTTCGCCCGCGAGGCCGGCGTCTCGGACCCCGATGCGGTCGGGCAGGCTATCGACGGCGGCGAGTACGAGAGCGAGGTCCGCGCCAACACGGAGTTCGCCGCCAACAGCGGCGTCGGAGGGACCCCCGCCATCGTCGTCGGTGACGCCTCGTACAGCCCGTTCAACGAGCAGGATGCGCTCCGGAACGCACTCCAGAACGCCGGCGAGTGA
- a CDS encoding DUF2797 domain-containing protein produces MQFVGYDRSPDPALQLAAGGPVERVALVSGTTLEYGLGDRHCAGALVAEDGDGGDELRHRSCTASRAPYCRDHTSTWACARCTGNCDMPLENCAREHVLYLAAFAPDTFKVGVTKPGRLETRLREQGADRAALVEHFPDGRAARRREAALADRLPDRVRTPTKVAALARTVNTEAWEALLAEFDPLETFDLDYGFTVADRPVRETLATGTVVGVQGRLLVLENAGSTYAVDLRDLLGHEVTDGARDRDIQSSLGKFG; encoded by the coding sequence GTGCAGTTCGTCGGCTACGACCGGTCCCCCGACCCCGCGCTCCAGCTCGCCGCCGGGGGGCCCGTCGAGCGTGTGGCGCTGGTGTCGGGCACCACACTGGAGTACGGGCTCGGTGACCGTCACTGCGCGGGCGCGCTGGTCGCCGAGGACGGTGACGGTGGGGACGAACTGCGGCATCGCTCGTGTACCGCGTCGCGGGCCCCGTACTGCCGGGACCACACCTCGACGTGGGCGTGTGCGCGGTGTACCGGGAACTGCGACATGCCGTTGGAGAACTGCGCCCGGGAGCACGTTCTCTACCTCGCCGCCTTCGCGCCGGACACGTTCAAGGTCGGCGTCACCAAGCCCGGACGCCTGGAGACCAGGCTCCGCGAGCAGGGCGCCGACCGCGCCGCGCTGGTCGAACACTTCCCCGACGGGCGGGCCGCACGACGCCGGGAGGCCGCGCTCGCCGACCGCCTGCCGGACCGGGTTCGGACGCCGACGAAGGTGGCAGCCCTCGCGCGGACGGTGAACACCGAGGCGTGGGAGGCGCTGCTCGCGGAGTTCGACCCGCTGGAGACGTTCGACCTCGACTACGGCTTCACCGTGGCCGACCGGCCGGTCCGCGAGACGCTCGCGACCGGAACGGTCGTCGGCGTGCAGGGCCGACTGCTGGTGCTGGAGAACGCCGGCAGCACCTACGCCGTCGACCTGCGGGACCTGCTCGGCCACGAGGTCACGGACGGCGCGCGTGACAGGGATATCCAGTCGTCGCTCGGGAAGTTCGGTTAG
- a CDS encoding S8 family serine peptidase, translating into MRQGGRSRRAVLQAIGVGTTAVGLGTGLGAADGRGGRDGGATTRVNVGIRPGGEQAARAAAATVHRTYAFDALTATVPEVAIPDLRARDDVRYVEVDGAVRIDGSGPVETEDTQTTPYGIERVGATAVDETGEGVHVGIVDTGIDATHPDLLGRVGESFTTVGSWVAGTAAPAGQDDNGHGTHVAGTVGATDDSGGVVGVAPGVTVHAVKALTAAGVGYNADLARGIELAAEQDWDVVNLSIETTAASGTRMLRDACAFARERGVVLVAAAGNYGPCSDCVAAPGKFATTVGVGATDADDDVAAFSSTGPGVDIAAPGVDVRSTDLGAGYTEKSGTSMATPHVTGAAALLRAAGHDPGRTEERLLYTAEDIGQKVAETGAGLLDVPAALQR; encoded by the coding sequence ATGAGACAGGGTGGACGGAGTCGGCGGGCGGTACTGCAGGCGATCGGTGTGGGAACGACGGCGGTCGGCCTCGGTACGGGCCTCGGCGCGGCCGACGGGCGCGGTGGTCGCGATGGTGGCGCGACCACGCGCGTGAACGTCGGTATCCGGCCGGGCGGCGAGCAGGCGGCTCGGGCGGCCGCAGCGACGGTCCACCGGACCTACGCGTTCGACGCGCTGACGGCGACCGTCCCCGAGGTGGCGATTCCGGACCTCCGGGCGCGCGACGACGTGCGCTACGTCGAGGTCGACGGGGCGGTCCGGATCGACGGGTCGGGGCCCGTCGAGACGGAGGACACCCAGACCACGCCCTACGGCATCGAGCGTGTCGGGGCGACGGCTGTCGACGAGACCGGCGAGGGGGTCCACGTCGGCATCGTGGACACGGGCATCGACGCGACACATCCCGACCTGCTCGGTCGCGTCGGTGAGAGCTTCACGACGGTCGGGAGCTGGGTCGCCGGAACCGCGGCGCCCGCGGGCCAGGACGACAACGGGCACGGCACCCACGTCGCCGGGACGGTCGGCGCGACCGACGACTCCGGCGGTGTCGTCGGGGTCGCACCCGGTGTGACCGTCCACGCGGTCAAGGCGCTCACCGCGGCCGGGGTCGGCTACAACGCCGACCTGGCCCGTGGCATCGAACTCGCCGCAGAACAGGACTGGGACGTGGTGAACCTCAGCATCGAGACCACGGCCGCGTCCGGCACCCGGATGCTTCGTGACGCCTGCGCGTTCGCCCGCGAGCGCGGAGTCGTCCTCGTCGCCGCGGCCGGCAACTACGGCCCGTGTTCGGACTGCGTGGCCGCGCCCGGGAAGTTCGCAACCACGGTCGGCGTCGGCGCGACCGATGCCGACGACGACGTGGCCGCCTTCTCCTCGACGGGCCCGGGCGTCGACATCGCCGCGCCGGGCGTCGACGTCCGCTCGACCGACCTCGGTGCAGGCTACACGGAGAAGAGCGGCACGTCGATGGCGACACCCCACGTCACCGGGGCCGCCGCGCTGCTCCGTGCGGCCGGCCACGACCCCGGACGCACGGAGGAACGGCTGCTCTACACGGCCGAAGACATCGGTCAGAAGGTGGCCGAGACGGGTGCCGGCCTGCTGGACGTCCCGGCGGCGCTGCAGCGGTAG